One Azospirillum brasilense DNA window includes the following coding sequences:
- a CDS encoding CBS domain-containing protein translates to MHIAAVLKRKGTEIITASPDDRIDAVARKLAHHKIGAVLVMKDDGRPAGILSERDIVRAVAADGAAALERPVGDLMTRDLVTGSPTDTVSQIMSVMTQRRIRHLPILEDGELVGLVSIGDIVKARLDDAELEVESLRGYVAGMG, encoded by the coding sequence ATGCACATTGCCGCCGTCTTGAAAAGGAAGGGCACGGAGATCATCACCGCCAGTCCGGACGACCGGATCGACGCGGTCGCCCGCAAGCTCGCCCATCACAAAATCGGCGCCGTCCTGGTGATGAAGGATGACGGCCGCCCCGCCGGAATCCTGTCGGAACGCGACATCGTCCGTGCCGTGGCCGCAGATGGGGCCGCCGCCCTGGAGCGGCCCGTCGGCGATCTGATGACCCGCGACCTTGTTACTGGAAGCCCGACCGACACGGTGTCCCAGATCATGAGCGTGATGACGCAACGGCGCATCCGCCATCTTCCGATCCTGGAGGACGGCGAACTCGTCGGGCTGGTCAGCATCGGCGACATCGTGAAGGCGCGGCTGGACGACGCTGAACTGGAGGTCGAGTCCCTGCGCGGCTACGTCGCCGGAATGGGCTGA
- a CDS encoding chromosome segregation SMC family protein has protein sequence MHFTRLRLSGFKSFVDATDLVIEPGMTGIVGPNGCGKSNLVEALRWVMGETSAKRMRGDDMDDVIFGGTANRPARNLGEVALLIDNRTRTAPAGFNEHDELEVTRRIERGNGSDYRINGKLVRARDVQLLFADNASGAGSPALVSQGKVGQIINAKPQDRRMLLEEAAGITGLHSRRHEAELRLKAAESNLMRLDDVIGAMDTQLQSLKKQARQAARYRNLSEQIRKAEAVLWHLRWIAHEGELARARGAFAKAEGVVRELMLTVTQLTTRRTDDAAGLPEKRQAEAAAAAALQRLVIAKEQLDAEEKRVAEQQRALLSRLQQIAGDLGREEALAADAGDALARLEAERDRLLEAQADEEMLEEAAREALGDAREAVDALDRELTRLTEQTAADEARRAATQRQVADFETRASGLVRRLAEQQAQRDALERETAARADVAESELAVELAEQRLEDAREAAERAERTKSDAEPAQSRAREALQTAESARAKLKAEERALAELLSAGAGDLFPPLVDAVTVAPGYEGALAAALGDALTAPLDEAAPVHWRPLPPYPTTAPLPAGAESLATRVQGPDAAARALSHIGVVADDTAGAALAAGLAPGQTLVSRDGGAWRWDGLTVQAGAPTAAAVRLKQRNRLNELRGELDLADERLEVARDALDEARRAVEEAAQADRRARDAVRDAFAGVTAARDRHAKLAREADAAASKLAAVVDGIARLDTDRQEAEAALEEARELLDALPDPREGRDAVNDRRATLAEHRAVLAEKQNALDRLTREAQSRRQRLAAIQQDVASWGTRSAGAGGRVAELKQRAAAAETDLAQLQSRPAAIEADRQALLGRISEAERARKRAADALAEAENRLAETEKLLKQAESGLADAREARAHAEAAVSAALQNGQTLTERIAERLNCRPEQTRAAADLPPDEAMPDVAVVESRLDKLTRERENMGPVNLRAEIEAAELETQIGTLQTEREDLVSAIARLRQGIASLNREARERLVASFDTVNRNFQELFIRLFGGGKAHLELVNAEDPLQAGLEIYASPPGKKLQVLSLLSGGEQALTALSLLFAVFRSNPAPICVLDEVDAPLDEANVGRFCDLVEDIAREGNTRFLIITHHRLTMARVDRLFGVTMVERGVSQLVSVDLQKAEELRGAA, from the coding sequence GTGCACTTCACGCGCCTCCGCCTGTCCGGCTTCAAGTCGTTCGTCGACGCCACCGATCTGGTGATCGAGCCGGGCATGACCGGCATCGTCGGCCCCAACGGCTGCGGCAAGTCGAATCTGGTGGAGGCGCTGCGCTGGGTGATGGGGGAAACCTCCGCCAAGCGGATGCGCGGCGACGACATGGACGACGTCATCTTCGGCGGCACGGCCAATCGTCCGGCGCGCAATCTGGGCGAGGTCGCCCTCCTCATCGACAACCGCACGCGCACCGCCCCCGCCGGCTTCAACGAGCACGACGAGTTGGAGGTGACGCGGCGGATCGAGCGGGGCAACGGCTCCGACTACCGCATCAACGGCAAGCTGGTGCGCGCCCGCGACGTCCAGCTCCTCTTCGCCGACAACGCCTCGGGCGCCGGCTCCCCGGCCCTGGTCAGCCAGGGCAAGGTCGGCCAGATCATCAACGCCAAGCCGCAGGACCGCCGCATGCTGCTGGAGGAGGCGGCGGGCATCACCGGCCTGCACTCCCGCCGGCACGAGGCGGAGCTGCGGCTGAAGGCGGCCGAATCCAACCTCATGCGCCTCGACGACGTGATCGGGGCCATGGACACCCAGCTTCAGAGCTTGAAGAAGCAGGCGCGGCAGGCCGCCCGCTACCGCAACCTGTCGGAGCAGATCCGCAAGGCGGAGGCCGTGCTCTGGCATCTGCGCTGGATCGCCCACGAAGGCGAGCTGGCCCGCGCCCGCGGCGCCTTCGCCAAGGCCGAGGGCGTGGTGCGGGAGCTGATGCTGACGGTCACCCAACTCACCACCCGCCGCACCGACGACGCCGCCGGGCTGCCGGAAAAGCGCCAGGCCGAAGCGGCCGCCGCCGCCGCCCTGCAACGGCTGGTCATCGCCAAGGAGCAGCTCGACGCCGAGGAGAAGCGCGTCGCCGAGCAGCAGCGCGCCCTGCTCTCCCGCCTCCAGCAGATCGCCGGCGACCTCGGCCGCGAGGAGGCGCTCGCCGCCGACGCCGGGGACGCCCTGGCCCGGCTGGAAGCCGAGCGCGACCGGCTGCTGGAAGCCCAGGCCGACGAGGAGATGCTGGAGGAGGCCGCGCGTGAGGCGCTGGGCGATGCGCGGGAGGCGGTGGACGCGCTCGACCGCGAGTTGACCCGCCTGACCGAGCAGACCGCCGCCGACGAGGCGCGCCGCGCCGCCACCCAGCGGCAGGTCGCTGATTTTGAAACACGGGCCTCCGGGCTCGTCAGGCGCCTCGCCGAGCAGCAGGCGCAGCGCGACGCGCTGGAGCGCGAGACCGCCGCCCGCGCCGATGTGGCCGAGTCCGAGTTGGCCGTCGAGCTGGCCGAACAGCGGCTGGAGGACGCCCGCGAGGCCGCCGAACGGGCCGAGCGCACCAAGTCCGACGCCGAACCCGCCCAGTCTCGTGCCCGCGAAGCCCTGCAAACCGCCGAATCCGCCCGCGCCAAGTTGAAGGCGGAGGAAAGGGCGCTGGCCGAGCTTCTCTCCGCCGGAGCGGGCGACCTGTTCCCGCCGCTGGTTGATGCGGTGACCGTCGCCCCCGGATACGAAGGTGCCTTGGCCGCGGCGCTGGGCGATGCGCTGACCGCCCCGCTGGACGAGGCCGCCCCGGTCCACTGGCGTCCTCTGCCGCCCTATCCCACCACCGCTCCCCTGCCCGCCGGGGCCGAATCGCTGGCCACCCGCGTCCAGGGACCGGACGCCGCCGCCCGCGCCCTGTCGCACATCGGCGTGGTCGCCGACGACACGGCGGGTGCGGCTCTTGCCGCCGGCCTCGCCCCCGGCCAGACCCTGGTCAGCCGCGATGGCGGGGCATGGCGCTGGGACGGGCTGACCGTGCAGGCCGGAGCGCCGACCGCCGCCGCCGTCCGCCTGAAGCAGCGCAACCGCCTGAACGAGCTGCGCGGCGAGTTGGACCTCGCCGACGAGCGGCTGGAGGTCGCCCGCGACGCCCTGGACGAGGCCAGGCGCGCCGTCGAGGAGGCTGCGCAGGCCGACCGCCGCGCCCGCGACGCGGTGCGCGACGCCTTCGCCGGGGTGACGGCCGCCCGCGACCGCCACGCCAAGCTGGCCCGCGAGGCGGACGCCGCCGCGTCGAAGCTGGCGGCGGTGGTCGATGGCATCGCGCGGCTGGACACCGACCGGCAGGAGGCCGAGGCCGCTCTGGAGGAGGCGCGGGAGCTGCTGGACGCCCTGCCCGACCCGCGCGAGGGCCGCGACGCCGTCAACGACCGCCGCGCCACGCTCGCCGAGCACCGCGCCGTCCTCGCCGAGAAACAGAATGCGCTGGACCGCCTGACCCGCGAGGCGCAGTCCCGCCGCCAGCGTCTGGCCGCCATCCAGCAGGACGTGGCCTCCTGGGGCACCCGCTCCGCTGGGGCGGGCGGACGCGTGGCCGAGTTGAAGCAGCGCGCCGCCGCCGCCGAAACCGACCTCGCCCAGTTGCAAAGCCGCCCAGCAGCGATCGAGGCCGACCGGCAGGCCCTGCTCGGCCGGATCAGCGAGGCCGAGCGCGCCCGCAAGCGCGCCGCCGATGCCTTGGCCGAAGCCGAGAACCGGCTGGCCGAGACCGAGAAGCTGCTGAAGCAGGCCGAGTCCGGTTTGGCCGACGCCCGCGAGGCCCGCGCCCACGCCGAGGCCGCCGTCTCCGCCGCGCTGCAGAACGGCCAGACCCTGACGGAGCGCATCGCCGAGCGGCTCAACTGCCGCCCCGAGCAGACCCGCGCCGCCGCCGACCTCCCTCCCGACGAGGCGATGCCCGACGTGGCGGTGGTGGAATCGCGCCTCGACAAGCTGACCCGCGAGCGGGAGAACATGGGGCCGGTCAATCTGCGTGCCGAGATCGAGGCGGCGGAGCTGGAGACGCAGATCGGCACGCTGCAAACCGAGCGCGAGGATTTGGTCAGCGCCATCGCCCGCCTGCGCCAGGGAATTGCCAGCCTGAACCGCGAGGCGCGGGAGCGTCTGGTCGCCTCCTTCGACACGGTGAACCGCAACTTCCAGGAGCTGTTCATCCGCCTGTTCGGCGGCGGTAAGGCGCATCTGGAGCTGGTCAACGCCGAGGACCCGCTGCAGGCCGGGCTGGAGATCTACGCCAGCCCGCCGGGCAAGAAGCTGCAGGTGTTGTCGCTGCTGTCCGGAGGCGAGCAGGCCTTGACCGCGCTGTCGCTCCTGTTTGCCGTCTTCCGCTCCAACCCCGCGCCGATCTGTGTGCTGGACGAGGTGGACGCGCCGCTGGACGAGGCCAATGTCGGCCGCTTTTGCGATCTGGTCGAGGACATCGCGCGGGAGGGCAACACCCGCTTCCTCATCATCACCCACCACCGGCTGACCATGGCCCGCGTGGACCGGCTGTTCGGCGTGACCATGGTCGAGCGGGGCGTGTCGCAACTCGTCAGCGTGGACCTGCAGAAGGCCGAGGAATTGCGCGGGGCGGCGTAA
- a CDS encoding OmpW/AlkL family protein, which produces MTFLKRAAAALLATTALAAVSSPSLAQDFKGKSAGDILVRARALAVIPQENGDLIGGGPFGGSNIGSVDIENDYIPELDVSYFITDNIALELIAGTTRHKVSGSLITGHDIDVGKVSLLPPTLTAQYHFFTKERVSPYVGAGINYTWFYDETAARSTNADGFTTNTVDYKNRFGWALQAGVDVALTGNWSLNLDVKKIFLKTDVTANVSGVPVTSDVKIDPWLIGIGVGYRF; this is translated from the coding sequence ATGACTTTCCTGAAGCGCGCCGCCGCCGCCCTGCTGGCGACCACGGCTCTCGCCGCCGTTTCCTCCCCGTCGCTGGCCCAGGATTTCAAGGGCAAGTCCGCCGGTGACATCCTGGTGCGCGCGCGTGCCCTGGCCGTGATCCCGCAGGAAAATGGCGACCTGATCGGCGGCGGTCCGTTCGGCGGCAGCAACATCGGCAGCGTGGACATCGAGAACGACTACATCCCCGAACTCGATGTCTCCTACTTCATCACCGACAACATCGCTCTGGAGCTGATCGCCGGCACCACCCGTCACAAGGTTTCCGGTTCGCTGATCACCGGCCACGACATCGACGTGGGCAAGGTGTCGCTGCTGCCGCCGACCCTGACGGCCCAGTACCACTTCTTCACGAAGGAGCGTGTCAGCCCCTACGTCGGCGCCGGCATCAACTACACTTGGTTTTACGATGAGACCGCCGCGCGGAGCACCAACGCGGATGGCTTCACGACCAACACCGTCGACTACAAGAACCGCTTCGGCTGGGCGCTTCAGGCTGGTGTCGACGTTGCCCTGACCGGCAACTGGTCGCTGAACCTCGACGTCAAGAAGATCTTCCTGAAGACCGACGTTACCGCCAACGTCAGCGGCGTTCCGGTCACTTCGGACGTCAAGATCGATCCGTGGCTGATCGGCATCGGCGTCGGCTACCGCTTCTAA
- a CDS encoding acyl-CoA dehydrogenase C-terminal domain-containing protein, giving the protein MPIYKAPLEDVRFVLDEIVGAGKLAELPGYEDATPDLIAQVLEEGAKLCEEVLFPLNQSGDGEGCSFENGVVRTPKGFKEAYATYIEAGWQGLSCDPAYGGQGLPKLVNTMLEEFICSANLSFGMYPGLSLGAYNALSTYGSEALKQRFLGRLVDGTWAGTMCLTEPHCGTDLGLIRTRAVPQEDGSHRITGTKIFISAGEHDLTENILHLVLARLPDAPAGTRGISLFLVPKFLPNEDGGVGPRNGVACGSIEHKMGIKASATCVMNFEDATGWLVGEPHKGMRAMFVMMNAARLAVGIQGLGVAEVSYQNAVAYARERLQGRSLKGTAHPDKPADPIIVHPDVRRNLLTARAYTEGARALGALVGYKLDVAEKHADEKTRKEADEFVQLMTPIVKALFTDIGFESANIAVQVHGGHGFIWETGVEQYVRDARICQIYEGTNGIQALDLVGRKLPQDMGRLLRRFFHPVGAEIEVDMETEELAEFVLPLAKAFAKLQQATAVIAQKGMKDPEEAGAAATDYLRLFGLVALGWMWLRMVKAAKTKLAAGDGNAAFLEAKIRTARFYTAKLLPQTNALFVIIMAGSSSLMEMDEAAF; this is encoded by the coding sequence ATGCCGATCTACAAGGCTCCGCTGGAGGATGTCCGCTTCGTCCTCGACGAGATCGTCGGGGCGGGGAAGCTGGCCGAACTGCCGGGTTACGAGGACGCCACCCCCGACCTGATCGCCCAGGTCTTGGAGGAGGGCGCCAAGCTGTGCGAGGAGGTTCTGTTCCCGCTGAACCAGTCGGGCGACGGCGAGGGCTGCAGCTTCGAGAACGGCGTCGTGCGTACGCCCAAGGGCTTCAAGGAGGCCTACGCCACCTACATCGAGGCGGGCTGGCAGGGGCTGTCCTGCGACCCGGCCTATGGCGGGCAGGGGCTGCCCAAGCTGGTCAACACCATGCTGGAGGAGTTCATCTGCTCCGCCAACCTCAGCTTCGGCATGTATCCCGGCCTGTCGCTAGGCGCCTACAACGCGCTCTCCACCTATGGGTCGGAGGCGTTGAAGCAGCGCTTCCTCGGCCGGCTGGTCGACGGCACCTGGGCGGGCACCATGTGCCTGACCGAGCCGCATTGCGGCACCGACCTGGGGCTGATCCGCACCAGGGCCGTCCCGCAGGAGGACGGTAGCCACAGGATCACCGGTACGAAGATCTTCATCTCCGCCGGCGAGCATGACCTGACCGAGAACATCCTGCATCTGGTGCTGGCTCGCCTGCCCGATGCGCCGGCCGGGACGCGCGGCATCAGCCTGTTCCTGGTGCCGAAGTTCCTGCCCAACGAGGACGGCGGCGTCGGTCCGCGCAACGGCGTCGCCTGCGGCTCCATCGAGCACAAGATGGGCATCAAGGCGTCGGCGACCTGCGTCATGAACTTTGAGGACGCCACCGGCTGGCTGGTCGGCGAGCCGCACAAGGGCATGCGGGCGATGTTCGTGATGATGAACGCGGCCCGCCTCGCCGTCGGCATCCAGGGGCTGGGAGTCGCCGAGGTCAGCTACCAGAACGCGGTGGCCTACGCCAGGGAGCGGCTCCAGGGCCGTTCGCTGAAGGGCACGGCGCACCCCGACAAGCCCGCCGACCCGATCATCGTGCATCCCGACGTGCGGCGGAACCTGCTGACCGCCCGCGCCTATACCGAGGGCGCCCGCGCGCTCGGCGCCCTGGTCGGCTACAAGCTGGACGTGGCGGAGAAGCACGCGGACGAAAAGACGCGCAAGGAGGCGGACGAATTCGTCCAGCTCATGACGCCGATCGTCAAGGCTCTGTTCACCGACATCGGCTTCGAGTCGGCCAACATCGCCGTGCAGGTGCATGGCGGTCACGGTTTCATCTGGGAAACCGGGGTGGAGCAGTATGTCCGCGACGCCCGGATCTGCCAGATCTACGAGGGTACCAACGGCATCCAGGCGCTGGATCTCGTGGGGCGCAAGCTGCCGCAGGACATGGGCCGGCTGCTGCGCCGCTTCTTCCACCCCGTCGGCGCCGAGATCGAGGTCGACATGGAGACGGAGGAACTGGCCGAATTCGTCCTGCCGCTCGCCAAGGCCTTCGCCAAGCTCCAGCAGGCGACCGCCGTCATCGCGCAGAAGGGAATGAAGGACCCGGAGGAGGCGGGCGCGGCCGCCACCGACTATCTGCGGCTGTTCGGTCTGGTGGCGCTTGGCTGGATGTGGCTGAGGATGGTCAAGGCCGCCAAGACGAAGTTGGCGGCGGGGGATGGCAATGCGGCCTTCCTTGAGGCCAAGATCAGGACGGCCCGATTCTACACCGCGAAACTGCTGCCGCAGACCAACGCCCTGTTCGTCATCATCATGGCGGGGTCCAGTTCCCTGATGGAGATGGACGAGGCCGCCTTCTGA
- a CDS encoding NAD(P)/FAD-dependent oxidoreductase — MDVERVDFLIVGGGMAGASAAYELAAHGSVVVLERESQPGYHSTGRSAALYTQTYGHPVVRALTVASWDFYTNPPQGFSEHPLLTPRGVLLIGRADQSAALDRDFAEGRRLTPTVERLDRAQALARAPFLKADYVDGAVWEPTAMDMDVHAIHSGYLRGLKARGGRLVTDAGVTALERRDGLWIATTPAGLFTAPILVNAAGAWADGLAGMAGVRPVGLVPKRRTAVTFDPVFGDAADAAGLAGWPMTIDVDEQFYMKPESGRLLLSPADETPVEPCDVQPEELDIAVAIDRMEQAVRFSVRRITHKWAGLRSFVADKVMVVGYDESAAGFFWLAGQGGYGIQTAPAMGRTAAALATGRELPAEIAALGVRVEDLAPARLRRP, encoded by the coding sequence ATGGACGTGGAACGGGTGGATTTTCTGATCGTCGGCGGTGGCATGGCCGGCGCCTCGGCGGCTTATGAGCTGGCGGCGCACGGCAGCGTCGTGGTGCTGGAGCGGGAGAGCCAGCCCGGCTACCACTCCACCGGCCGTTCGGCGGCGCTCTACACCCAGACCTACGGGCATCCGGTGGTCCGTGCGCTGACGGTGGCGAGCTGGGATTTCTACACCAACCCGCCGCAGGGCTTTTCCGAGCACCCGCTTCTGACTCCCCGCGGCGTCCTGCTGATCGGGCGGGCCGACCAAAGCGCTGCGCTGGACCGCGACTTTGCCGAAGGCCGCCGGCTGACCCCGACCGTCGAGCGCCTCGACCGCGCCCAGGCGCTTGCCCGAGCGCCTTTTCTCAAAGCCGATTACGTGGATGGCGCAGTGTGGGAACCGACGGCCATGGACATGGACGTCCACGCCATCCACAGCGGCTATCTGCGCGGGCTGAAGGCGCGTGGCGGACGGCTGGTGACCGACGCCGGGGTGACGGCGCTGGAGCGGCGCGACGGGCTGTGGATCGCCACCACCCCGGCGGGCCTTTTCACCGCGCCGATTCTGGTCAACGCGGCGGGCGCCTGGGCCGACGGTCTGGCGGGGATGGCCGGGGTGCGCCCCGTCGGGCTGGTGCCGAAGCGGCGCACCGCCGTCACGTTCGATCCTGTGTTCGGCGATGCGGCGGACGCGGCGGGACTCGCTGGCTGGCCGATGACCATCGATGTGGACGAGCAGTTCTACATGAAGCCGGAATCCGGCCGGCTGCTGCTCTCCCCCGCCGACGAGACCCCCGTGGAGCCCTGCGACGTTCAACCGGAGGAGTTGGACATCGCCGTCGCCATCGACCGCATGGAACAGGCGGTACGGTTTTCCGTTCGACGTATCACGCACAAATGGGCGGGCCTGCGCAGCTTCGTCGCCGACAAGGTGATGGTGGTGGGCTACGACGAATCAGCGGCGGGCTTCTTCTGGCTGGCCGGTCAGGGCGGCTACGGCATCCAAACGGCACCGGCCATGGGTCGCACCGCAGCGGCCCTGGCCACCGGACGCGAGTTGCCGGCGGAGATCGCGGCGCTCGGCGTGCGTGTGGAGGATCTGGCGCCGGCCCGGCTGCGGCGCCCCTGA
- a CDS encoding DsbA family protein → MNRNLLGIVALIAVGMTLIVGLAVVGSRPSNGQTLPVQTAQAPAASTADLLADRVLGNPNAPVTILDYSSMTCPHCAAFHTETLPKIKEAYIDTGKAKLIFRDFPFDQAALRASMLARCAPAERYYPLLDVLFKSQGQWSRAADPVKALAQYGKLAGMSEQVINACMANQALADGILQSRLVGQDKYKVEATPTFVLNEGAATISGAQSFETFAAAIDKLVK, encoded by the coding sequence GTGAACCGCAACCTTTTGGGCATCGTTGCTCTGATCGCGGTCGGCATGACGCTGATCGTCGGGCTCGCCGTGGTCGGCTCCCGGCCGTCGAACGGGCAGACTCTGCCGGTGCAGACGGCGCAAGCTCCCGCCGCTTCCACGGCCGACCTGCTGGCCGACCGGGTGCTCGGCAACCCCAACGCGCCGGTGACGATCCTCGACTATTCGTCGATGACCTGCCCGCACTGCGCCGCCTTCCACACCGAGACGCTGCCGAAGATCAAGGAAGCCTACATCGACACCGGCAAGGCCAAGCTGATCTTCCGCGACTTCCCCTTCGATCAGGCGGCTCTGCGCGCCTCCATGCTGGCCCGCTGCGCCCCGGCGGAGCGCTACTACCCGCTGCTCGACGTGCTGTTCAAGAGCCAGGGCCAGTGGAGCCGCGCCGCCGACCCGGTCAAGGCGCTGGCCCAGTACGGCAAGCTCGCCGGCATGAGCGAGCAGGTCATCAACGCCTGCATGGCCAACCAGGCGCTGGCCGACGGCATCCTGCAGAGCCGTCTGGTCGGCCAGGACAAGTACAAGGTGGAGGCCACCCCGACCTTCGTCCTCAACGAGGGCGCGGCCACCATCAGCGGCGCGCAGTCCTTCGAGACCTTCGCCGCCGCCATCGACAAGCTGGTGAAGTAA
- a CDS encoding response regulator, with translation MKILIGDDHVLFREGLRRLLEQLKEGASFEEASNFDELLEKAGKGETYDLVLTDLRMPGWPGFSGIQDLREKQPDSKVVVVSASEAHHDVRDALEHGAAGYIPKSSSVKIMLSALDLIFSGGVYVPPTVLRESGEAEVRVGAIPPSDPQLDHLLTQRQREVLDRLREGKSNKQIAHELGLSEGTVKIHMTAIFKSLGVRNRTQAAMAFPQSHSA, from the coding sequence ATGAAAATCCTGATCGGAGACGACCATGTGCTTTTCCGGGAGGGATTGCGCAGGCTGCTCGAGCAGCTGAAGGAGGGAGCCAGCTTTGAGGAAGCCAGCAACTTTGATGAGCTTCTGGAAAAGGCTGGCAAGGGCGAGACCTACGATCTTGTCCTGACCGATCTGCGCATGCCCGGTTGGCCCGGCTTCTCCGGCATCCAAGACCTGCGGGAAAAGCAGCCCGACTCCAAGGTCGTGGTCGTGTCGGCGTCCGAGGCGCATCACGATGTTCGCGACGCGCTGGAGCATGGCGCCGCAGGCTACATCCCGAAATCCTCCAGCGTGAAGATCATGCTCAGTGCGCTGGATCTCATCTTCTCCGGTGGCGTCTATGTGCCGCCGACCGTGCTGCGTGAATCCGGGGAGGCGGAGGTGCGCGTCGGCGCCATTCCGCCCAGCGACCCGCAACTCGACCATCTGCTGACCCAACGTCAGCGCGAGGTTCTGGACCGCCTGCGCGAAGGCAAGTCCAACAAGCAGATCGCCCATGAGCTGGGCCTGTCGGAAGGCACGGTGAAGATCCACATGACGGCGATCTTCAAGTCGCTGGGTGTGCGCAACCGCACCCAGGCCGCCATGGCCTTCCCGCAGTCGCACTCTGCCTGA
- a CDS encoding DUF721 domain-containing protein, whose product MNGPRRIGQTVPEVAGKALGKRGLAFGSLINDWPSIVGHQLSLRTAPDKLSFPRGKREDAVLHIRAMGAIALELQHLEPQIVERINSFFGYRAVAKIKLIHAAPLTVQKPAVRPRDLTMDEELSVMTTTATVEDEELRATLERFGRSLLARPRPAPRRR is encoded by the coding sequence ATGAACGGACCGCGGCGTATCGGCCAGACCGTCCCCGAGGTGGCCGGAAAGGCGCTGGGCAAGCGCGGGCTGGCCTTCGGCTCGCTCATCAACGACTGGCCGTCCATCGTCGGCCACCAGCTGAGCCTGCGCACTGCCCCCGACAAGCTGAGCTTTCCCCGCGGCAAGCGGGAGGACGCCGTCCTGCACATCCGCGCCATGGGCGCCATCGCGCTGGAGCTCCAGCATCTGGAACCGCAGATCGTGGAGCGGATCAACAGCTTCTTCGGCTACCGCGCGGTGGCGAAGATCAAGCTGATCCACGCCGCCCCGCTGACCGTGCAGAAGCCGGCGGTGCGTCCGCGCGACCTGACCATGGACGAGGAGCTGTCGGTGATGACCACCACCGCCACGGTGGAGGACGAGGAATTGCGGGCCACGCTGGAGCGCTTCGGGCGGTCGCTGCTGGCCCGCCCGCGTCCGGCGCCACGCCGCCGCTAG